From a region of the Sphingobacteriales bacterium genome:
- a CDS encoding c-type cytochrome yields the protein MNKKVFSGLLISFLIILSANAQTGQEIFKANCSACHTIGGGKLVGPDLKGITELRQQDWLVRFIKSSMTVINSGDEKAVRIFNEFAKLPMPDQNLTEAQIVEVINYIKSESGSAAAAPVAQAEEKFTLEQVEAGVKYFNGEKTFTSKGPACNSCHSISDKRVYVGGNLAKDLNLTYKNMGSAGIKAILKSPPFPAMAETYKNHSLTDDEVNSLTAFIVHAGKSPSAPVYGFFGPQFGMYGLLLFVLLNLLIVFYLSKGKKDSVNKEIFKRQLKTH from the coding sequence ATGAATAAAAAGGTTTTTTCAGGATTACTGATTTCATTCCTGATTATTTTATCTGCCAATGCTCAGACCGGTCAGGAAATTTTTAAAGCCAATTGTTCAGCCTGTCATACTATTGGGGGTGGTAAGCTGGTAGGCCCTGATTTAAAAGGTATTACAGAATTAAGGCAACAAGACTGGCTGGTCAGATTCATTAAATCATCCATGACAGTTATTAACAGCGGAGATGAAAAAGCAGTGAGGATTTTCAATGAATTTGCAAAACTGCCCATGCCCGATCAGAACCTGACGGAAGCACAAATTGTTGAAGTAATTAACTATATCAAATCCGAATCGGGTTCTGCTGCAGCAGCGCCCGTTGCACAGGCAGAAGAAAAATTCACCTTAGAGCAGGTTGAAGCCGGGGTTAAATATTTTAATGGTGAAAAAACATTTACATCAAAAGGACCAGCCTGCAACAGCTGCCACAGCATTTCTGATAAGCGTGTTTATGTAGGCGGCAATCTGGCAAAAGACCTGAACCTCACCTATAAAAACATGGGCTCTGCTGGTATTAAAGCCATTTTAAAATCACCACCCTTTCCAGCCATGGCAGAAACCTATAAAAATCATTCCCTGACAGATGATGAAGTCAATTCGCTGACAGCTTTTATAGTTCATGCAGGCAAAAGTCCTTCAGCTCCTGTTTACGGATTTTTCGGGCCACAGTTCGGGATGTATGGACTTCTCCTGTTTGTGTTATTGAACCTTCT